The Chitinivorax sp. PXF-14 genome has a window encoding:
- a CDS encoding MarR family winged helix-turn-helix transcriptional regulator, which produces MQAKTTQLISETVLALFHANGKMLEWGDAFTAPFNLTSARWQILGAIAWAGQEQTAPQIAEQMGVSRQGAQKQLNLLVEDGLIEKRPNPSHQRSPRYYLTEKGDSLFQRVNLAWEKHAAKIAEAFSENDIATTQRTLAQLAKLHCVPVRGERDET; this is translated from the coding sequence ATGCAAGCAAAGACTACCCAACTCATTTCAGAGACCGTCCTCGCACTTTTCCATGCGAACGGCAAGATGCTGGAGTGGGGGGATGCCTTTACCGCCCCGTTCAACCTGACCAGTGCCCGCTGGCAAATACTTGGCGCTATCGCTTGGGCCGGACAAGAACAGACAGCCCCACAAATCGCCGAGCAGATGGGCGTCTCGCGCCAAGGGGCACAGAAGCAACTCAATCTCCTTGTTGAAGATGGGTTGATTGAAAAGCGCCCGAATCCCTCGCATCAACGCTCCCCGCGTTACTATCTTACCGAGAAGGGTGATTCATTATTTCAGCGGGTGAATCTGGCGTGGGAGAAACACGCTGCCAAGATAGCTGAGGCATTCTCCGAAAATGACATAGCGACAACACAACGAACCCTGGCTCAACTTGCCAAGCTTCATTGCGTTCCGGTTCGAGGAGAACGTGATGAAACGTAA
- a CDS encoding acetyl-CoA C-acetyltransferase, protein MSDRSLRRVAIVGGSRIPFCRSNTLYADLTNLDMLSAAINGLADKFNLAGLEIDEVGAGAVISHSKDWNLAREAVLGTRLSPLTTAYTLQMACGTSLQAALQLGAKIAIGQIDSAIAAGADTTSDAPIVFGRKFAQRLIKASNAKTFGERLAAFKGFGFGELKPQSPGAGEPRTKMAMGDHCELMAKEWGIARADQDKLAYESHKKAAKAYEEGFFDDLIVPCAGVTRDNHLRPDTTLDKLATLKPAFDRSSGKGTLTAGNSTPLTDGASSVLLASEEWARARGLPVLAYLTYGKTASVDFVGGEGLLMAPTVAVARMLKDANLTLQDFDFYEIHEAFAAQVLCTLRAWESDKYCRERLGLARALGSIDPAKMNVKGSSLAVGHPFAATGGRVLATAAKLLNEKGSGRALLSVCTAGGMGVTAILEK, encoded by the coding sequence ATGTCCGACCGTTCCCTGCGCCGCGTCGCCATCGTCGGCGGTAGCCGCATCCCGTTCTGCCGTTCCAACACGCTGTACGCCGACCTGACGAACCTCGACATGCTGTCGGCTGCGATCAACGGCCTGGCGGACAAGTTCAACCTTGCCGGGCTGGAGATCGACGAGGTCGGCGCCGGCGCGGTGATCTCGCATTCGAAGGACTGGAACCTCGCGCGCGAGGCCGTGCTCGGCACCAGGCTGTCGCCGCTGACCACCGCCTACACGCTGCAGATGGCCTGCGGCACCAGCCTGCAGGCCGCGCTGCAACTGGGCGCCAAGATCGCCATCGGCCAGATCGACTCGGCCATCGCCGCCGGCGCCGACACCACCTCCGACGCGCCCATCGTGTTCGGCCGCAAGTTCGCGCAACGGCTGATCAAGGCCTCGAACGCCAAGACCTTCGGCGAGCGGCTGGCTGCGTTCAAGGGTTTCGGCTTTGGCGAACTCAAGCCGCAATCGCCGGGCGCCGGCGAGCCGCGCACGAAGATGGCGATGGGCGACCATTGCGAACTGATGGCGAAGGAGTGGGGCATCGCCCGCGCCGATCAGGACAAGCTCGCCTACGAGAGCCACAAGAAGGCCGCCAAGGCCTATGAAGAAGGCTTCTTCGACGACCTGATCGTGCCCTGTGCCGGCGTCACCCGCGACAACCACCTGCGCCCCGACACCACGCTGGACAAGCTCGCGACGCTGAAGCCCGCCTTCGACAGGAGCTCGGGCAAGGGCACGCTGACCGCCGGCAACAGCACGCCGCTGACCGATGGCGCCTCGTCGGTGCTGCTGGCATCCGAAGAATGGGCGCGTGCGCGCGGCTTGCCCGTGCTCGCCTACCTGACTTACGGCAAGACTGCCTCGGTCGATTTCGTCGGTGGGGAAGGGCTGCTGATGGCGCCGACCGTCGCCGTTGCCCGCATGCTCAAGGACGCAAACCTGACGCTGCAGGACTTCGACTTCTACGAAATCCACGAAGCCTTCGCCGCCCAGGTGCTGTGCACGCTGCGCGCCTGGGAATCGGACAAGTACTGCCGCGAGCGCCTGGGCCTGGCCCGCGCACTCGGCAGCATCGACCCCGCCAAAATGAACGTGAAGGGCAGCTCGCTCGCCGTCGGCCACCCCTTCGCCGCCACCGGCGGCCGCGTGCTGGCTACCGCCGCCAAGCTGCTCAACGAGAAGGGCAGCGGCCGCGCGCTACTTTCGGTGTGCACGGCAGGCGGCATGGGTGTGACGGCGATTCTGGAGAAGTAG
- a CDS encoding ferredoxin--NADP reductase, with protein sequence MSQNEKYTRQTIIAKQTWAPSLFTFRITRDPGFRFIPGQFARLGVKKGEQIVWRAYSMTSADYDDFLEFYSIVVPDGEFTPELARLGVGDDIYLDRQAFGYLTTDRFELGRDLWMLSTGTGLAPFLSILQDPAVWQHYERLVLVHGARHESELAYEAEIAAFAEHPMVGEFTHKLRYLRAVTRDEPKPGTLKGRITELLTSGELERVAGVAVDKAHSHVMICGNPNMVADLRQLLQERYGLNVPRRGQPGNLVTENGF encoded by the coding sequence ATGAGCCAGAACGAGAAGTATACCCGCCAGACCATCATCGCCAAGCAGACCTGGGCGCCGAGCCTGTTTACCTTCCGCATCACGCGCGACCCCGGCTTCCGCTTCATCCCGGGGCAGTTCGCCCGGCTCGGCGTGAAGAAGGGCGAGCAGATCGTGTGGCGCGCCTATTCGATGACCTCGGCCGACTACGACGACTTTCTCGAGTTCTATTCGATCGTGGTGCCCGATGGCGAATTCACGCCCGAGCTGGCCAGGCTCGGCGTGGGCGACGACATCTACCTCGACCGGCAGGCCTTCGGCTATTTGACCACCGATCGCTTCGAGCTCGGCCGCGACCTGTGGATGCTGTCCACCGGCACCGGGCTGGCGCCGTTCCTGTCCATCCTGCAGGACCCGGCCGTGTGGCAGCACTACGAACGGCTGGTGCTGGTGCACGGTGCGCGCCACGAAAGCGAGCTGGCCTACGAGGCCGAGATCGCCGCCTTTGCCGAGCACCCGATGGTCGGCGAGTTCACGCACAAATTGCGCTACCTGCGTGCCGTCACCCGTGACGAGCCAAAGCCCGGCACGCTCAAGGGGCGCATCACCGAGCTGCTGACGAGCGGCGAGCTGGAGCGCGTCGCCGGGGTGGCCGTCGACAAGGCGCATTCGCACGTGATGATCTGCGGCAACCCCAATATGGTGGCCGACCTGCGCCAGCTGCTGCAGGAGCGCTACGGCCTCAACGTGCCGCGGCGTGGCCAGCCGGGCAATCTGGTGACCGAGAACGGCTTCTGA
- a CDS encoding CaiB/BaiF CoA transferase family protein, whose amino-acid sequence MTPPNKPLTGLKVIELGTLIAGPFAARICAEFGAEVIKIESPDGGDPLRKWRKLYEGTSLWWFVQARNKQSLTLNLKHPEAVEIVKRLVVEADIVIENFRPGVMEKLGLGWDVLSAIKPGLVMLRLSGFGQTGPYKDQPGFGAVGESMGGLRYVTGFEDRPPVRTGISIGDSIAALWGVIGALMALRHREVNGGRGQVVDVALYEAVFAMMESLVPEFDVMGFIRERSGNIMPGITPSSIHTTRDGKHIQIGANGDAIFRRFMLAIGRDDLAADPTLADNAGRDARRAELYAVIDGWAAAHDEEQVLAVLEQAEVPASRVYSVADMFRDPQFLARGMIESATLPDGKPFKVPGIVPKLSDTPGATEWLGPALGEHTEAILRELGYADEAIAALRAGGAV is encoded by the coding sequence ATGACCCCACCCAACAAACCCCTCACCGGCCTCAAGGTGATCGAACTCGGCACGCTGATTGCCGGCCCCTTTGCGGCCCGTATCTGTGCCGAATTCGGCGCCGAGGTGATCAAGATCGAGTCGCCCGACGGTGGCGACCCGCTGCGCAAATGGCGCAAGCTGTACGAGGGCACGTCGTTATGGTGGTTCGTGCAGGCGCGCAACAAGCAGTCGCTGACGCTGAACCTGAAGCATCCCGAGGCGGTCGAGATCGTCAAGCGGCTCGTCGTCGAGGCTGACATCGTGATCGAGAACTTCCGCCCCGGTGTGATGGAAAAGCTTGGCCTAGGCTGGGACGTGCTGTCGGCGATCAAGCCGGGCCTCGTCATGCTGCGACTGTCGGGCTTCGGCCAGACCGGCCCGTACAAGGACCAGCCCGGCTTCGGCGCCGTCGGCGAATCGATGGGCGGCCTGCGCTACGTAACGGGTTTCGAGGACCGCCCGCCGGTGCGCACCGGCATCTCGATCGGTGATTCGATCGCCGCGCTGTGGGGCGTGATCGGCGCGCTGATGGCGCTGCGGCATCGCGAGGTCAACGGCGGCCGCGGTCAGGTGGTCGATGTCGCGCTGTACGAGGCGGTGTTCGCGATGATGGAAAGCCTGGTGCCCGAGTTCGACGTGATGGGCTTCATCCGTGAGCGCAGCGGCAACATCATGCCCGGCATCACGCCGTCGTCCATCCACACCACCCGGGACGGCAAGCACATCCAGATCGGCGCCAATGGCGACGCCATCTTCAGGCGTTTCATGCTGGCCATCGGCCGCGACGACCTGGCGGCCGATCCGACGCTCGCCGACAATGCCGGCCGCGATGCGCGCCGCGCCGAGCTGTACGCGGTGATCGACGGCTGGGCCGCGGCCCACGACGAGGAACAGGTGCTGGCGGTGCTGGAGCAGGCCGAGGTGCCGGCAAGCCGCGTCTACTCGGTTGCCGACATGTTCCGCGACCCGCAATTCCTTGCGCGCGGCATGATCGAGAGCGCCACGCTGCCAGACGGCAAGCCGTTCAAGGTCCCCGGCATCGTGCCCAAGCTCAGCGACACGCCCGGCGCGACCGAATGGCTCGGTCCGGCGCTGGGCGAACATACCGAGGCGATCCTGCGCGAGCTCGGTTATGCAGACGAGGCGATTGCCGCGCTGCGTGCCGGTGGGGCGGTGTAG
- a CDS encoding ATP-binding protein, with product MNATRYGNEPAPPTQPGNGAMRKAEALRQGQAQVLEMITRDEPLCVTMALLMRLIEAQGDGMLCSLMLLEDDQQHVRSCAGPSLPPSYLALLDGLAIGPCAGSCGTAMYRRQPVVVADIMSSPLWAPYLDLVKPYGLRACWSTPIMLKDEQVLGSFAMYYREPRSPGPAELALTAVATHIAGIAIKREKNESELRRHREQLEALVQQRTGQLEASNAELTTALVQLQHTQRELVRTEKLASLGSLVAGVAHELNTPLGNAMLSAGSLVAHAQRIEAAVVQGVLKRSDLRQFLADIAQGGTLLTHNLARINTLIQHFKQLAVDQTTDLRSQFALHALVVRAVDAMSARADMAKHQVEVDIDPAIVMDSYPDALTEVLCNLLDNALMHGLPAGQAGTVRITTGIADGGNIRLALEDSGHGIADELLPRIFDPFFTTRLGQGTSGLGLYVTHNLVTGVLGGHINVESQVGHGTRFLIELPQTASRP from the coding sequence ATGAACGCTACACGATACGGCAACGAGCCTGCCCCTCCGACCCAGCCGGGTAACGGGGCCATGCGCAAGGCCGAGGCGCTACGCCAAGGCCAGGCGCAAGTGCTTGAGATGATCACCAGGGATGAGCCGTTGTGCGTGACGATGGCCCTGCTGATGCGCCTGATCGAAGCGCAGGGTGATGGCATGCTGTGCTCGCTGATGCTGCTCGAGGACGACCAGCAACATGTGCGCAGCTGCGCCGGGCCCAGCCTGCCGCCAAGCTACCTGGCCCTGCTCGATGGCCTGGCGATCGGCCCGTGTGCCGGCTCCTGCGGCACGGCGATGTATCGCCGCCAGCCCGTCGTCGTCGCCGATATCATGAGCAGCCCGCTATGGGCACCCTACCTCGATCTGGTGAAACCCTACGGGCTACGCGCCTGCTGGTCGACGCCGATCATGCTGAAGGATGAACAGGTGCTCGGCTCGTTCGCCATGTACTACCGCGAGCCACGCAGCCCTGGCCCGGCGGAACTGGCGTTGACCGCGGTGGCGACCCATATCGCGGGCATCGCCATCAAGCGCGAGAAGAACGAGAGCGAGTTGCGCCGCCATCGCGAGCAGCTCGAAGCCCTGGTGCAACAGCGCACGGGCCAGCTCGAGGCCTCCAACGCCGAGCTGACCACCGCGCTGGTACAGCTCCAGCACACCCAGCGCGAACTGGTGCGTACCGAGAAGCTCGCGAGCCTGGGCTCACTGGTTGCCGGCGTGGCACACGAGCTGAACACCCCGCTCGGCAATGCCATGCTCTCCGCCGGATCGCTGGTGGCGCATGCGCAGCGTATCGAGGCGGCGGTGGTACAAGGCGTACTCAAGCGCAGCGACCTCAGGCAGTTCCTGGCCGACATCGCGCAGGGTGGCACGCTGTTGACCCACAATCTGGCCCGCATCAATACGCTGATCCAGCACTTCAAGCAGCTGGCGGTCGACCAGACCACCGACTTGCGCAGCCAGTTCGCGCTGCATGCGCTGGTAGTGCGCGCGGTCGACGCCATGTCGGCGCGCGCCGACATGGCCAAGCACCAGGTCGAGGTCGACATCGACCCCGCCATCGTGATGGACAGCTACCCCGATGCGCTAACCGAGGTCCTCTGCAACCTGCTCGACAATGCGCTGATGCATGGCCTGCCGGCCGGGCAGGCCGGCACCGTGCGCATCACCACCGGCATAGCGGATGGCGGCAACATCCGGCTGGCGCTCGAAGACAGTGGCCACGGCATCGCTGACGAGCTGCTGCCGCGCATCTTCGACCCCTTCTTCACCACACGGCTCGGCCAGGGGACATCCGGCCTGGGTCTGTACGTCACCCACAATCTGGTCACCGGCGTGCTCGGCGGCCATATCAACGTGGAAAGCCAGGTCGGCCACGGCACGCGCTTCCTGATCGAGCTGCCGCAGACGGCGTCACGGCCGTAG